The Aneurinibacillus sp. REN35 nucleotide sequence GCGCTCGTTCAGACGCTGCTGACCCAGCCGGGCGAGACGGTCGAGGAGTCGACGGGCGTCTTCGGCTATCTGAACGCGAAAGGCGAATTCGCCATCCCGGCCCAATACAGCCAAGGCTACGCCTTCAGCAACGGTCTGGCGGCAGTCGAGCTGGACGACGGCTTCGCGTACATCGACAAATCCGGCAAGGTCGCGCTGCAGACGGC carries:
- a CDS encoding WG repeat-containing protein, with product ALVQTLLTQPGETVEESTGVFGYLNAKGEFAIPAQYSQGYAFSNGLAAVELDDGFAYIDKSGKVALQTA